The segment ACTAGCTCTAAGGCGGTCGAACTGGTCTTTGGACTCGGACATGCGGCTCATCAATTGCGTCCTCTTGAGGATACGGCTCCGGATCTGGCTGGTTTTGCACTGGGTCGGGGAATGGGCTTTGCGGCAGATCCGGAAATGATTGATCGTCGTTTACAAGCGCTGAGTATATTTTATCCAAAGGCATGTACGGACCATCGGGGGCTGCACTTGCTCGGCCCGGAAGGCGCGGTGGTGTTTCGGGTTGGAGCTGGTGAGCAGGCAAGCTTTCCGGTTTCGTTAGGATTTTATCAGAGTGGGGTCATGACCACTGGTCTAACGGCGTCCTACTATTACACGAAGCTTTTCGACGATTTGGAATCGGTGTTGCGGCATGGTCTTGCCCAGCACGCATACTATCGTGAGCAAGCGGAAAATCGCGATGCGGAACTGGCGAGAGCCGATTGGCTGAACGCTGACCAGAAGTGGTTGATTGCGCAGGCCACCCACAGCTACTGGGGTAGCACGGAACTGCTTTGGGACGAGACGGAGAAAAAGCCACTCTGGGTGGTTAACGAAGGGGAGTATCGTATGATCAACACCTTCGACCTGACTATCGACCATGTGTTTTTCGAGCTAGATTGGCAGCCCTGGGTGGTGAAAAACACTTTGGATCTCTTTGTGGAACGTTACTCCTTTCGTGACAGCCTGAATGTGCCCGAAGGTATCGATACCGACGGTGGGATTTCCTTTGTCCACGATATGGGGGTGATGGATCAGTTTACGCTGCCGGGAACTTCCTGCTACGAGTGTGGTCAGATTACGGGCTGTTTCTCGCAAATGACGATGGAGCAACTGATCAACTGGGTCTGCTGTGCTGGCACTTATGTGCTGGCGACCGAGGACCGCGAGTGGTTGCAGGCCAAGCGGGCGACTTTCATCGCCTGCGCCGAAAGCCTGTTGCGCCGGGATCATCCTGATGCGGATCTACGCACGGGGTTGCTCAAATTCGACAGTGATCGTTGTGGTCCGGACGGCGCGGAGATCACAACTTACGACTCACTTGATGTTTCTCTGGGGCAGGCGCGCAACAATCTGTATATTTCTGTCAAAGCCTACGCGGCATGGTCGCTGTTGGAAAAAGTTTTTGCTGAGGCGGCATTGGGCGAGACCGAATGGCAGGCCCAAGCTGTCGCCGCGACGGATCGGGCGGCTGGCGCGATCGCGGCCAAGTTTGAAACTGACTGCGGCATGTTCCCTGCTGTCTTCGAGGACGGTAATCGTTCCCGTATTCTGCCTGCAG is part of the Puniceicoccus vermicola genome and harbors:
- a CDS encoding glycoside hydrolase family 52 protein yields the protein MSAHYHTQHAPMGAFASFTIGLPQSRGGMGQSLSGPADQDVFAGYRKLGGEGAADEKWQLLPFYIEPDVPAAAAYTSEFAEEGAADEDAPVMLDADEVKRELRWASDIWSHDGFELKIYSPFGRTESPETLSEEVARLAFAPVVQLEVGFDNRTSSKAVELVFGLGHAAHQLRPLEDTAPDLAGFALGRGMGFAADPEMIDRRLQALSIFYPKACTDHRGLHLLGPEGAVVFRVGAGEQASFPVSLGFYQSGVMTTGLTASYYYTKLFDDLESVLRHGLAQHAYYREQAENRDAELARADWLNADQKWLIAQATHSYWGSTELLWDETEKKPLWVVNEGEYRMINTFDLTIDHVFFELDWQPWVVKNTLDLFVERYSFRDSLNVPEGIDTDGGISFVHDMGVMDQFTLPGTSCYECGQITGCFSQMTMEQLINWVCCAGTYVLATEDREWLQAKRATFIACAESLLRRDHPDADLRTGLLKFDSDRCGPDGAEITTYDSLDVSLGQARNNLYISVKAYAAWSLLEKVFAEAALGETEWQAQAVAATDRAAGAIAAKFETDCGMFPAVFEDGNRSRILPAVEGLVFPHYLGLVDGLKTRHAELFDKLGQHMQNVLQRGVCLDAKTGAWKISSTSKNSWFSKIAISQHVLRSVFPGLEVASEAGAPADAVHARMQQTAVIGQYAMVDQVNVTDVVSMGSRYYPRIVTSCLWLREGK